AGAATACCAGCATGGAGACTCAGGATCAACTAGAGACACAGAGCTTCAAGCAGAGAAAAGACATCATGAACGTgaaattaacagtaacagtcCACACACCTCTGCTGTGATCAACTTAAATACAGgtaaaaagcctttaaaatgtgACGTATGTGGTAAAGTTTTTGAGTGCAAGTCAAAATTGCAGAGACACCTGAAAaaccacacaggtgagaagccgatTTCTTTCAAAACATGTGGGAAAAGAGTCAATGACATATCAGCATTGAGTGCTCATATAAgaacccacacaggtgagaagccgtatactTGTAATGTATGTGGGAGAGCTTACGGACGTAATGGTGACTTGAAAGtccacatgagaatccacacaggtgagaagccctACCTTTGCAAGACCTGCGGGAAAAGATTCAGTGACGTATCAGTATTGAGAAGGCATTGtggaatccacacaggtgagaagccacaTACTTGTAAAGTATGTGGGAGTGCTTTCAGACTTAATTCTTACTTGAAAATCCACATGAGGACTCATTCAGATGAGAAGCCGTATAATTGTAAAGTATGTGGGAAAGCTTTCAGACGTAATGGTGACTTGAAAGTCCACATGAAAATCCACACAGATGAGAGGCCGTGCCTTTGCAAGACCTGCGGGAAAAGATTCAGGAATGTCTCCGTATTGACAAAGCACATGAGactccacacaggtgagaagccatttATATGCAAAATGTGTGGGAGAGGTTTTACAGGGAAACATTGCCTGATTATCCACATGAGAaaccacacaggtgagaagccctACCTTTGCAAGACCTGCGGG
This is a stretch of genomic DNA from Epinephelus moara isolate mb unplaced genomic scaffold, YSFRI_EMoa_1.0 scaffold1046, whole genome shotgun sequence. It encodes these proteins:
- the LOC126386924 gene encoding zinc finger protein 239-like, coding for YQHGDSGSTRDTELQAEKRHHEREINSNSPHTSAVINLNTGKKPLKCDVCGKVFECKSKLQRHLKNHTGEKPISFKTCGKRVNDISALSAHIRTHTGEKPYTCNVCGRAYGRNGDLKVHMRIHTGEKPYLCKTCGKRFSDVSVLRRHCGIHTGEKPHTCKVCGSAFRLNSYLKIHMRTHSDEKPYNCKVCGKAFRRNGDLKVHMKIHTDERPCLCKTCGKRFRNVSVLTKHMRLHTGEKPFICKMCGRGFTGKHCLIIHMRNHTGEKPYLCKTCGKRFSDASVLKRHCRIHTGEKPHTCKVCGRAFGCNGSLLVHMRIHTGEKPYTCKICGRHFRTVSNL